One genomic window of Aquisalimonas sp. 2447 includes the following:
- the lptB gene encoding LPS export ABC transporter ATP-binding protein, which yields MSLLRAEELTKVYRRKTVVHGATIDVASGEVVGLLGPNGAGKTTCFYMVVGLVQADGGRILLDDNDITDLPMHVRARRGVGYLPQEASIFRKLTVMDNLLAILETRPELDRKQRRERAQELLEEFSVAHLHDQTGISLSGGERRRVEIARALAANPRFILLDEPFAGVDPISVLDIQAIIRHLAERDIGVLITDHNVRETLGICQRAYILAQGEVIARGSSEEVLANRKVREVYLGEEFRL from the coding sequence GTGAGCCTGCTGCGGGCGGAGGAGCTGACCAAGGTCTACCGGCGCAAGACGGTGGTCCACGGCGCGACCATCGACGTGGCCAGCGGCGAGGTCGTCGGGTTGCTCGGACCCAACGGCGCCGGCAAGACCACCTGCTTCTACATGGTGGTGGGGTTGGTCCAGGCCGACGGTGGCCGCATCCTGCTCGACGACAACGACATCACCGACCTGCCCATGCATGTGCGCGCCAGACGCGGCGTGGGGTATCTACCCCAGGAAGCATCCATTTTCCGCAAGCTCACGGTGATGGACAACCTGTTGGCGATCCTGGAGACGCGCCCGGAACTGGACCGCAAGCAGCGTCGCGAGCGCGCCCAGGAACTGCTCGAGGAGTTCAGTGTTGCCCACCTGCACGACCAGACCGGCATCAGTCTCTCCGGGGGTGAGCGCCGCCGGGTGGAAATCGCCCGCGCCCTTGCAGCCAACCCGCGCTTCATCCTGCTGGATGAACCCTTCGCCGGTGTCGACCCCATCTCGGTGCTGGATATCCAGGCCATCATCCGCCACCTGGCGGAGCGGGACATCGGCGTCCTGATTACCGATCACAACGTGCGTGAAACCCTGGGCATCTGTCAGCGCGCCTATATCCTCGCGCAGGGAGAAGTCATTGCCAGGGGCAGTTCCGAAGAGGTCCTTGCCAACCGCAAGGTGCGCGAAGTGTACCTGGGGGAGGAGTTCCGGCTGTAG